The nucleotide sequence TGTGGGTGGTACACCTGGAGACCAACTCTCCGGAAGTGGTGGACCTGGTGACCGTGCCCACAGGTGTGTTGGGCTTTGCGGCAATCTCCCCAAAGGTGGTGGACTAGGGGATCTCCTGTCTGGTAGCAGTGGTATGCCTCTTGGTGGTCCAAATGGCATAAAAGATTGCCAACGAAACATGATTTAtgtgttcttttatttattattatatgtatatactttttttttttgctaaagggttgtgtgtttttaattgaaattgAATGTGTTGGTACATGAACACATTctgatataaataaaaagaatcatAAAGTGTGCATGGGTCTGGTATAGGTACTTGGAGAAACTTGAAGTTaggtttttaccaaaaaagcAAGTTgaagtttggttcggttctttGAGGGAACAACTGCTAAACGTAAACAATGAGATATGTGGTATGGTCAAGTACAAGTttggaatgttttatttattttcctgtttAGGGAATAATAGCTAAACGTGAGCATGGTATGTGATACGGCTAAAGCACTAGTTTCGAATGCTTGGGTATTTCTTTTTCCTAGCGTTTTGTACTGTAAGTTGAGAGCGTCTGATTTTCAAGCATCCAAACAGGGCGATGCCGTGATGCTACATGGAGCAAGGGTTGGGCAGTTACCacccataatatttttaaatttggtgTTGTTCTTAATTCTTATATAATTTGAGTGATGCCCCTGTTTATTTATTGTGCTTCTGTtaatagttttcatttttgccCCGGACAAAAATAATTTCTAGATCTACCACTGCATCTAAACACTTCAAAGTTTAAAGGTTAGAATTAGATTG is from Brassica napus cultivar Da-Ae chromosome A4, Da-Ae, whole genome shotgun sequence and encodes:
- the LOC125608155 gene encoding circumsporozoite protein-like; this translates as MGGGPGGQCPGGGGQDGHLRRGGGGQGGQVPTGGGPRVQLLEDGGSCGQNSGDGGLGGQLHVGGTPGDQLSGSGGPGDRAHRCVGLCGNLPKGGGLGDLLSGSSGTWRNLKLGFYQKSKLKFGSVL